The proteins below come from a single Isoptericola dokdonensis DS-3 genomic window:
- a CDS encoding ABC transporter ATP-binding protein — MSTPTTPPSVPSAAAATTAPTAALRCADVTRTFGRGDAQVHALQGVTLEVAAGELLVVRGPSGSGKTTLLNVLGGLDAPTSGRVWLGERELTAVPADEVLAARRDEIGYVFQSFGLVPVLSAAENVEVPLRLRRVPAGERAERVADALERVGLSGHADQRPYELSGGQQQRVGIARALVAEPRVLLADEPTGQLDSATGRRVMDLLRELVHTAGTAAVVTTHDPELVARADRVVDLHDGALRGPTVAL, encoded by the coding sequence ATGAGCACCCCCACGACACCGCCGTCCGTCCCGTCGGCCGCCGCGGCCACCACGGCGCCGACGGCGGCGCTGCGCTGCGCGGACGTCACCCGGACGTTCGGCCGGGGCGACGCGCAGGTGCACGCCCTCCAGGGGGTGACCCTGGAGGTGGCCGCCGGGGAGCTGCTGGTGGTGCGGGGGCCGTCCGGGTCCGGCAAGACGACGCTGCTCAACGTGCTCGGCGGGCTGGACGCCCCGACGTCGGGCCGGGTGTGGCTGGGGGAGCGGGAGCTCACCGCGGTCCCGGCGGACGAGGTGCTGGCCGCGCGACGTGACGAGATCGGGTACGTCTTCCAGTCGTTCGGGCTCGTCCCGGTGCTGTCGGCCGCGGAGAACGTGGAGGTGCCGCTGCGCCTGCGCCGGGTCCCGGCGGGGGAGCGGGCGGAGCGGGTGGCCGACGCGCTGGAGCGTGTGGGCCTGTCCGGTCACGCGGACCAGCGCCCGTACGAGCTGTCCGGTGGTCAGCAGCAACGGGTGGGGATCGCTCGCGCCCTGGTCGCGGAGCCGCGGGTGCTCCTGGCGGACGAGCCGACGGGCCAGCTCGACTCGGCGACCGGCCGTCGGGTGATGGACCTGCTGCGCGAGCTGGTGCACACGGCCGGCACGGCGGCGGTGGTGACCACCCACGACCCCGAGCTGGTCGCGCGGGCGGACCGGGTCGTCGACCTGCACGACGGCGCGCTCCGGGGCCCCACCGTCGCACTGTGA
- a CDS encoding peptide ABC transporter substrate-binding protein, with translation MTPRRLAGIGAFTVASALLLSACGSSGSGDGDSTATGEGDGASSGVVSVSSGEPQNPLTPGMTNEVYGGLVVKNIYSGLVYYDAEGGIQNEVAESIESEDNTTWTITLQDGWTFSDGTPVTASSFVDAWKYTADLDNAQNQQYFFNGFAGFSAEESSDIAVEATDELTITAELSAPAADFPLWLGYSAFSPLPEAFFEDPSTFDETPIGNGPYVLDSWTHDQEINLVPNESYNGPRAAANGGVDLLAYTEEDTAYNDLLGGNLDVVINVPSSAFATFEDELGERAVNQPSALIQVVNVPEWLPEFQGEAGHMRRQAISHAIDRDTITEQLFAGSRTPAKDFTSPVIDGWSDDIPGSEMLAYDPATAKELWDEAESMDPVGDYTLNIASNADSDHQDWIDAVCTTIRQDLGIGCEFAPYTTFDEFLDARDNGEVDGIFRGGWQADWPSMSNFLGPVYGTGAGSNDAQYSSEEFDAKLAEAGSAPDAETATALYKEAQEILFSDLPGIPLWYQNATGAFSENVENVVFGWDSDPILYQITKE, from the coding sequence GTGACCCCTCGTCGACTCGCAGGGATCGGGGCATTCACCGTTGCCTCGGCACTCCTGCTCTCCGCGTGCGGGAGCTCCGGCTCCGGCGACGGCGACTCGACCGCCACCGGTGAGGGCGACGGCGCCAGCAGCGGCGTCGTCTCCGTCAGCAGCGGTGAGCCGCAGAACCCGCTGACCCCCGGCATGACCAACGAGGTCTACGGCGGTCTCGTGGTCAAGAACATCTACTCGGGCCTCGTCTACTACGACGCCGAGGGTGGCATCCAGAACGAGGTCGCCGAGTCCATCGAGTCCGAGGACAACACGACCTGGACGATCACGCTCCAGGACGGCTGGACCTTCTCCGACGGCACCCCCGTCACCGCGAGCTCCTTCGTGGACGCCTGGAAGTACACGGCGGACCTCGACAACGCCCAGAACCAGCAGTACTTCTTCAACGGCTTCGCCGGCTTCTCCGCCGAGGAGAGCTCCGACATCGCGGTCGAGGCCACCGACGAGCTGACGATCACCGCGGAGCTCTCCGCGCCGGCGGCCGACTTCCCGCTGTGGCTCGGCTACTCGGCGTTCTCCCCGCTGCCCGAGGCGTTCTTCGAGGACCCGTCGACCTTCGACGAGACCCCGATCGGCAACGGCCCGTACGTCCTCGACTCGTGGACCCACGACCAGGAGATCAACCTGGTCCCGAACGAGTCCTACAACGGTCCCCGCGCGGCGGCCAACGGTGGCGTCGACCTCCTCGCCTACACCGAGGAGGACACCGCGTACAACGACCTCCTCGGCGGCAACCTCGACGTCGTCATCAACGTGCCGTCGTCGGCCTTCGCGACCTTCGAGGACGAGCTGGGCGAGCGGGCGGTCAACCAGCCGTCGGCCCTCATCCAGGTCGTCAACGTCCCGGAGTGGCTGCCCGAGTTCCAGGGCGAGGCCGGCCACATGCGCCGCCAGGCCATCTCGCACGCGATCGACCGCGACACCATCACCGAGCAGCTCTTCGCCGGCTCGCGCACCCCGGCGAAGGACTTCACGTCGCCGGTCATCGACGGCTGGTCGGACGACATCCCGGGCTCCGAGATGCTCGCGTACGACCCGGCCACGGCCAAGGAGCTGTGGGACGAGGCCGAGTCCATGGACCCGGTCGGCGACTACACGCTGAACATCGCCTCCAACGCCGACTCGGACCACCAGGACTGGATCGACGCCGTCTGCACCACGATCCGCCAGGACCTGGGCATCGGGTGCGAGTTCGCACCGTACACGACGTTCGACGAGTTCCTCGACGCCCGTGACAACGGTGAGGTCGACGGCATCTTCCGCGGTGGCTGGCAGGCCGACTGGCCGTCGATGAGCAACTTCCTCGGGCCGGTCTACGGCACGGGTGCGGGCTCGAACGACGCCCAGTACTCCTCCGAGGAGTTCGACGCCAAGCTCGCCGAGGCGGGCTCCGCCCCCGACGCCGAGACGGCCACCGCGCTGTACAAGGAGGCGCAGGAGATCCTGTTCTCCGACCTCCCCGGCATCCCGCTGTGGTACCAGAACGCGACCGGCGCCTTCAGCGAGAACGTCGAGAACGTCGTCTTCGGCTGGGACAGCGACCCGATCCTGTACCAGATCACCAAGGAGTGA
- a CDS encoding ABC transporter ATP-binding protein has protein sequence MSDIVCRGLVRIFATDGVEVQALQGLDLTVERGELVAVVGASGSGKSTLLGILSGLDTPTGGSASVAGVDLSTLTRAGRVDFQRHRVGFVWQQTSRNLLPYLTAAQNVRLVLDVARGPRGERGPRVAELLDLLGVADVADRRPGEMSGGQQQRVAIAVAVANRPQVLLADEPTGELDEATSVEVLEALRGVNEATGVTTLVVTHDPTVSGHVARTIQIRDGRTSTEVLRRTETDADGVETHHAQEYAVLDRVGRLQLPHEFVEALDLRERVRLALEPDHVQVRPDRDEEDPR, from the coding sequence ATGAGCGACATCGTGTGCCGCGGCCTGGTGCGCATCTTCGCGACCGACGGGGTCGAGGTGCAGGCCCTCCAGGGCCTCGACCTCACCGTCGAGCGGGGCGAGCTGGTGGCCGTCGTCGGGGCCTCGGGCTCGGGCAAGTCCACGCTGCTGGGCATCCTGTCCGGGCTGGACACCCCCACGGGCGGGTCGGCGTCGGTCGCCGGCGTCGACCTGTCGACCCTCACCCGGGCGGGCCGCGTCGACTTCCAGCGGCACCGGGTCGGGTTCGTCTGGCAGCAGACGTCGCGGAACCTGCTGCCGTACCTGACGGCCGCGCAGAACGTCCGGCTCGTGCTCGACGTCGCCCGGGGCCCCCGCGGCGAGCGCGGCCCCCGGGTCGCCGAGCTGCTCGACCTGCTCGGCGTCGCGGACGTCGCCGACCGGCGGCCGGGCGAGATGTCCGGTGGTCAGCAGCAGCGCGTCGCGATCGCCGTCGCCGTGGCGAACCGCCCGCAGGTGCTCCTGGCGGACGAGCCCACGGGCGAGCTCGACGAGGCCACCAGCGTCGAGGTGCTCGAGGCGCTGCGCGGCGTCAACGAGGCCACCGGTGTCACGACCCTGGTCGTCACGCACGACCCCACGGTCTCGGGGCACGTGGCGCGCACGATCCAGATCCGGGACGGCCGCACCTCGACGGAGGTGCTGCGCCGCACCGAGACCGACGCCGACGGCGTCGAGACGCATCACGCGCAGGAGTACGCGGTCCTCGACCGGGTGGGCCGGCTCCAGCTGCCGCACGAGTTCGTCGAGGCCCTGGACCTGCGCGAGCGCGTGCGTCTCGCGCTCGAGCCCGACCACGTGCAGGTCCGCCCGGACCGCGACGAGGAGGACCCCCGATGA
- a CDS encoding ABC transporter permease: protein MLWYLGRRLLQVIPVFLGATLLLYALVFLRPGDPVAALGGERGLPEAVQDQIRAEYNLDQPFIVQYLLFLKGVVTLDFGVDFRGREIADVIAAAFPVTIQLALMALVIEAVFGIAFGLWAGMRKGGIFDGTALVVSLFFIAVPTFVVGFVMQIVVGVKLEWLPVTAGRDPDFVSLLMPAMVLAATSFAYVLRLTRTSVAENLSADYVRTARARGLRRSQVTGRHVLRNSLIPVVTFLGADIGALMSGAIITEGIFNINGVGGTLYDAITRGESITVVSLTTVLVLVYIGANLLVDLLYAALDPRIRYA, encoded by the coding sequence ATGCTCTGGTATCTCGGACGCAGGCTCCTGCAGGTGATCCCTGTGTTCCTGGGGGCCACCCTCCTGCTCTACGCCCTGGTGTTCCTGCGCCCCGGCGACCCCGTCGCCGCGCTCGGCGGCGAACGCGGTCTGCCCGAGGCGGTGCAGGACCAGATCCGCGCCGAGTACAACCTGGACCAGCCGTTCATCGTCCAGTACCTGCTCTTCCTCAAGGGCGTCGTGACCCTCGACTTCGGCGTCGACTTCCGCGGTCGCGAGATCGCCGACGTCATCGCCGCGGCGTTCCCCGTCACGATCCAGCTCGCGCTCATGGCGCTCGTCATCGAGGCCGTCTTCGGCATCGCGTTCGGCCTGTGGGCCGGCATGCGCAAGGGCGGCATCTTCGACGGCACGGCGCTGGTCGTCAGCCTGTTCTTCATCGCCGTCCCGACGTTCGTCGTCGGCTTCGTCATGCAGATCGTCGTCGGTGTGAAGCTCGAGTGGCTGCCCGTCACCGCGGGACGAGATCCCGACTTCGTCAGTCTGCTCATGCCCGCGATGGTGCTGGCGGCGACGTCGTTCGCGTACGTCCTGCGGCTCACGCGCACGTCGGTGGCGGAGAACCTGTCGGCCGACTACGTGCGCACGGCGCGCGCCCGCGGCCTGCGCCGGTCCCAGGTGACCGGCCGCCACGTGCTGCGCAACTCCCTCATCCCCGTGGTGACGTTCCTCGGCGCCGACATCGGCGCCCTCATGAGCGGCGCGATCATCACCGAGGGCATCTTCAACATCAACGGCGTCGGCGGGACGCTCTACGACGCGATCACCCGCGGCGAGTCCATCACCGTCGTCTCGCTCACCACCGTGCTGGTGCTGGTCTACATCGGGGCGAACCTCCTGGTGGACCTGCTGTACGCCGCCCTCGACCCGAGGATCCGCTATGCCTGA
- a CDS encoding BCCT family transporter, whose translation MARRSTLAPAVFYPAAGLILLFVLVTVVFSDGVADVMSTLQGWVISGFGWYYIVIVAAFLIFAIWVGVSRFGEITLGPDDGVPDFKLPVWFAMLFATGMGIGLVYYGVAEPLSHFTSPKPGVSGDEPQLAQAAMGQTYLHWGFHAWGIYVVVGLALAYAIHRKGRPVSIRWALEPILGDRVKGRLGDVIDVLAIFGTVFGVATSLGLGVLQVAAGLDYLDVAEPSLALEMGLIAAITAIAAISVASGLEKGIKWLSNANMILAGAVLLVVLLAGSSLFILREWVQSIGYYFQNVMFLTFDTLAFQGDAGLEWESAWTIFYWGWWISWAPFVGLFIARISRGRTVREFVMGTLLVPMIVTTVWFSVFGGSAIHQERNAPGSLLGADGTVDTDTAMFQLFDTLPVGGTLLAVAALVLVVVFFVTSSDSGSFVVDMLANGGDQNPPLWSRLFWAVLEGGVAMALLYAGGLQSLQTAAILTALPFTLVMIGMAVAVWKALDAEYKDITRAERRLRRRELTEHVTEHVTEHVTEHLETLTGQVPVFTKPHESDGDRDARRRRNGPPRRRREGSDEPPAGTSG comes from the coding sequence ATGGCCCGACGATCGACACTCGCCCCCGCGGTCTTCTACCCGGCCGCCGGACTGATCCTCCTCTTCGTCCTGGTGACGGTGGTCTTCTCCGACGGGGTGGCCGACGTCATGAGCACCCTGCAGGGCTGGGTGATCAGCGGGTTCGGCTGGTACTACATCGTCATCGTCGCGGCGTTCCTCATCTTCGCGATCTGGGTCGGGGTGAGCCGGTTCGGCGAGATCACCCTGGGACCGGACGACGGCGTCCCCGACTTCAAGCTGCCCGTGTGGTTCGCGATGCTGTTCGCCACCGGCATGGGGATCGGCCTCGTCTACTACGGCGTCGCCGAGCCGCTGTCGCACTTCACCTCGCCGAAGCCCGGGGTCTCGGGCGACGAGCCGCAGCTCGCCCAGGCCGCCATGGGCCAGACCTACCTCCACTGGGGGTTCCACGCCTGGGGCATCTACGTCGTCGTGGGCCTCGCGCTGGCCTACGCCATCCACCGCAAGGGGCGGCCCGTCTCCATCCGCTGGGCGCTCGAACCGATCCTCGGTGACCGCGTGAAGGGCCGGCTCGGCGACGTCATCGACGTGCTCGCCATCTTCGGCACGGTGTTCGGCGTCGCGACGTCGCTCGGCCTGGGCGTGCTGCAGGTCGCCGCCGGCCTCGACTACCTCGACGTCGCCGAACCGTCCCTCGCCCTGGAGATGGGGCTCATCGCCGCCATCACCGCCATCGCGGCCATCTCGGTCGCGTCCGGCCTGGAGAAGGGGATCAAGTGGCTGTCGAACGCCAACATGATCCTTGCCGGGGCGGTGCTCCTCGTCGTGCTGCTCGCCGGGTCGTCGCTGTTCATCCTGCGCGAGTGGGTGCAGTCCATCGGCTACTACTTCCAGAACGTCATGTTCCTGACGTTCGACACCCTGGCGTTCCAGGGCGACGCCGGGCTCGAGTGGGAGTCCGCCTGGACGATCTTCTACTGGGGCTGGTGGATCTCCTGGGCGCCCTTCGTAGGGCTGTTCATCGCCCGTATCTCCCGCGGTCGCACCGTCCGGGAGTTCGTCATGGGCACCCTGCTGGTCCCCATGATCGTCACCACCGTCTGGTTCAGCGTGTTCGGCGGGTCCGCCATCCACCAGGAGCGCAACGCCCCCGGCTCCCTGCTCGGTGCCGACGGCACCGTCGACACCGACACCGCCATGTTCCAGCTCTTCGACACGCTGCCCGTCGGCGGGACCCTGCTGGCCGTGGCGGCCCTCGTGCTCGTCGTCGTGTTCTTCGTGACCTCGTCGGACTCCGGGTCGTTCGTCGTCGACATGCTCGCCAACGGCGGCGACCAGAACCCGCCCCTGTGGTCGAGACTGTTCTGGGCGGTCCTCGAGGGCGGTGTCGCCATGGCGCTCCTCTACGCCGGCGGGCTCCAGTCGCTGCAGACGGCGGCGATCCTCACCGCCCTGCCCTTCACGCTCGTCATGATCGGCATGGCGGTCGCCGTGTGGAAGGCGCTCGACGCCGAGTACAAGGACATCACCCGCGCCGAACGCCGGCTGCGCCGCCGCGAGCTCACCGAGCACGTCACCGAGCACGTCACCGAGCACGTGACCGAGCACCTCGAGACGCTCACCGGTCAGGTCCCGGTCTTCACCAAGCCGCACGAGAGCGACGGCGATCGGGACGCCCGACGGCGCCGCAACGGTCCGCCCCGACGCCGACGTGAGGGATCTGACGAACCGCCGGCGGGCACCTCCGGGTAG
- the typA gene encoding translational GTPase TypA — protein sequence MSVRSDLRNVAIVAHVDHGKTTLVDAMLRQAGAFSERQQVDDRVMDSGDLEREKGITILAKNTAVRYAGPAAAAAGEPDGITINVIDTPGHADFGGEVERGLSMVDGVVLLVDASEGPLPQTRFVLRKALAAKLPVIIVVNKVDRPDSRITEVVAEATDLLLGLASDLSDEVPDLDLDAVLDVPVVYASAKAGRASVEQPADGALPANEDLEPLFSTILQTIPAPSYDEDMPLQAHVTNLDASPFLGRLALLRIFNGTLRKGQTVVWARQDGTQRPVKITELLETKALDRVPAESAGPGDIVAVAGIADIMIGETLTDVDDPRPLPLITVDDPAISMTIGINTSPLAGKGGKGHKVTARQVKDRLDAELVGNVSLRVLPTERPDAWEVQGRGELALAILVEQMRREGFELTVGKPQVVTKDVDGKRHEPMERMTIDVPDEYLGAVTQLLAQRKGRMETMSNHGTGWVRMEFVVPARGLIGFRTKFLTETRGTGIASSLAEGYEPWHGPIESRATGSLVADRAGAVTPFAMINLQERGSFFVDPTQDVYEGMVVGENSRNEDMDVNITKEKKLTNMRSSTADNFENLVPPRKLTLEESLEFAAEDECVEITPEIVRIRKVHLDATERARAVARAKRA from the coding sequence ATGTCTGTGCGCTCCGACCTGCGCAACGTGGCGATCGTCGCCCACGTCGACCACGGCAAGACGACCCTCGTGGACGCCATGCTGCGCCAGGCAGGCGCCTTCTCCGAGCGCCAGCAGGTCGACGACCGGGTGATGGACTCCGGCGACCTCGAGCGCGAGAAGGGCATCACGATCCTCGCGAAGAACACCGCCGTCCGGTACGCCGGACCGGCGGCCGCGGCGGCCGGCGAGCCCGACGGCATCACCATCAACGTCATCGACACCCCCGGTCACGCCGACTTCGGCGGCGAGGTCGAGCGCGGCCTGTCCATGGTCGACGGTGTCGTCCTGCTCGTGGACGCGTCCGAGGGCCCGCTGCCGCAGACCCGCTTCGTGCTGCGCAAGGCGCTGGCCGCCAAGCTGCCCGTCATCATCGTCGTCAACAAGGTCGACCGCCCCGACTCCCGCATCACCGAGGTCGTCGCCGAGGCCACCGACCTGCTGCTGGGGCTCGCCTCCGACCTCTCCGACGAGGTCCCCGACCTCGACCTCGACGCCGTCCTCGACGTGCCCGTCGTCTACGCGTCCGCCAAGGCCGGCCGCGCGTCCGTCGAGCAGCCCGCCGACGGCGCCCTGCCCGCCAACGAGGACCTCGAGCCGCTGTTCTCGACCATCCTGCAGACCATCCCGGCGCCGTCCTACGACGAGGACATGCCGCTGCAGGCGCACGTCACCAACCTCGACGCGTCGCCGTTCCTCGGCCGCCTCGCCCTGCTGCGCATCTTCAACGGCACCCTGCGCAAGGGCCAGACGGTCGTCTGGGCCCGCCAGGACGGCACCCAGCGCCCCGTGAAGATCACCGAGCTCCTCGAGACGAAGGCGCTCGACCGCGTCCCGGCCGAGTCCGCCGGGCCCGGGGACATCGTCGCCGTCGCCGGCATCGCCGACATCATGATCGGCGAGACGCTCACCGACGTCGACGACCCGCGCCCCCTGCCGCTCATCACCGTCGACGACCCCGCCATCTCCATGACCATCGGGATCAACACGTCCCCGCTGGCCGGCAAGGGCGGCAAGGGCCACAAGGTCACCGCACGCCAGGTCAAGGACCGCCTCGACGCCGAGCTCGTCGGCAACGTGTCGCTGCGCGTCCTGCCCACCGAGCGTCCCGACGCGTGGGAGGTCCAGGGCCGCGGCGAGCTCGCGCTCGCCATCCTCGTCGAGCAGATGCGTCGCGAGGGCTTCGAGCTCACCGTCGGCAAGCCGCAGGTCGTCACCAAGGACGTCGACGGCAAGCGCCACGAGCCGATGGAGCGCATGACCATCGACGTCCCCGACGAGTACCTCGGCGCCGTCACCCAGCTCCTCGCGCAGCGCAAGGGCCGCATGGAGACCATGTCGAACCACGGCACCGGCTGGGTCCGCATGGAGTTCGTCGTCCCCGCGCGCGGCCTCATCGGCTTCCGCACCAAGTTCCTCACCGAGACCCGCGGCACCGGCATCGCGTCCTCCCTCGCCGAGGGCTACGAGCCGTGGCACGGGCCCATCGAGTCCCGCGCCACCGGCTCGCTCGTCGCGGACCGCGCCGGCGCCGTCACGCCGTTCGCCATGATCAACCTGCAGGAGCGCGGTTCGTTCTTCGTGGACCCGACGCAGGACGTCTACGAGGGCATGGTCGTCGGCGAGAACTCCCGCAACGAGGACATGGACGTCAACATCACCAAGGAGAAGAAGCTGACGAACATGCGGTCCTCGACCGCCGACAACTTCGAGAACCTGGTGCCGCCGCGCAAGCTCACCCTCGAGGAGTCCCTCGAGTTCGCGGCCGAGGACGAGTGCGTGGAGATCACCCCGGAGATCGTCCGCATCCGCAAGGTGCACCTCGACGCCACCGAGCGCGCCCGCGCCGTCGCCCGGGCGAAGCGCGCCTGA
- a CDS encoding ABC transporter permease, with protein MPENRYDTPGAAATTPRPGQERYTAPFDEGGLGAVDAVRTDEAPTSLWRDSWHQMRSRPLFWVAGVIIVVVVLVAAFPSWFTSLDPRLDCNLSQALGGPEAGHPFGFDRQGCDIYTRTIYGARASVVVGVLTTLMVVVIGTTMGSIAGYYGKWFDTILSRTTDIFFAIPLVLGAIVIMSLSQNRTAFTVAFVLAVFGWPQIARITRGTVLSVKNNEYVTAAKSLGMGKGRILLQHVLPNSAAPIIVYATVALGQFIVAEATLSFLGIGLPPSTVSWGGDISAAQSAIRTAPEILLYPAAGLAITVLGFMMMGDVVRDALDPKARKR; from the coding sequence ATGCCTGAGAACCGCTACGACACCCCGGGCGCCGCGGCCACCACCCCGCGACCCGGCCAGGAGCGCTACACCGCGCCGTTCGACGAGGGCGGCCTCGGCGCCGTCGACGCCGTCAGGACCGACGAGGCGCCGACGAGCCTGTGGCGCGACTCCTGGCACCAGATGCGCAGCCGCCCGCTGTTCTGGGTCGCCGGCGTGATCATCGTGGTCGTCGTGCTCGTCGCGGCGTTCCCGTCCTGGTTCACCTCGCTGGACCCGCGCCTCGACTGCAACCTCAGCCAGGCCCTCGGCGGGCCGGAGGCGGGTCACCCGTTCGGCTTCGACCGGCAGGGCTGCGACATCTACACGCGCACCATCTACGGCGCCCGCGCGTCGGTCGTCGTCGGTGTGCTGACCACCCTCATGGTCGTCGTCATCGGCACGACGATGGGCTCCATCGCCGGCTACTACGGCAAGTGGTTCGACACGATCCTGTCCCGCACCACCGACATCTTCTTCGCGATCCCGCTGGTCCTCGGTGCGATCGTCATCATGTCGCTGTCGCAGAACCGGACGGCCTTCACCGTCGCGTTCGTGCTCGCGGTGTTCGGCTGGCCACAGATCGCCCGCATCACGCGGGGCACGGTGCTGTCGGTGAAGAACAACGAGTACGTCACCGCCGCGAAGTCGCTCGGCATGGGCAAGGGCAGGATCCTGCTCCAGCACGTCCTGCCGAACTCGGCCGCGCCGATCATCGTCTACGCGACGGTGGCGCTCGGCCAGTTCATCGTGGCCGAGGCCACGCTGAGCTTCCTCGGCATCGGCCTGCCGCCGTCCACGGTCTCCTGGGGCGGTGACATCTCCGCCGCGCAGAGCGCGATCCGCACCGCGCCGGAGATCCTGCTCTACCCGGCCGCCGGGCTGGCGATCACCGTGCTCGGATTCATGATGATGGGCGACGTCGTGCGCGACGCCCTCGACCCGAAGGCTCGCAAGCGATGA
- a CDS encoding dipeptide ABC transporter ATP-binding protein — MTTQITVTEGDGEDRPVDPSTPLLEIRDLQISFTTAVGEVQAVRGVDLTVYPGQSVAIVGESGSGKSTTAAAIIDLLPGTGRVTGGSITFGGRELVGATRKAKEALRGREIGMVPQDPMSNLNPVWRIGTQVTEALKANGFQGSKADLRARVAEVLAEAGLPDAERRARQYPHEFSGGMRQRALIGIGLASRPRLLIADEPTSALDVTVQRQILDHLGDMTRDLGTAVLFITHDLGLAAERAEHLVVMFKGRIVESGPAREILADPQHPYTQRLVASAPSLASRRIQVAHEHGEESEELKAHHGDVEQAPAGPKDVVVAKNLTKVFQIRGSRPGSTTDFKAVDDVSFTLGRGRTLALVGESGSGKSTAANMVLGLLEPTSGTVEFDGVDVASLNTKEAFAFRRRIQPVFQNPYGSLDPMFSIYRSIEEPLKLHRVGSAKEREQRVRELLDLVSLPQSAMRRFPNELSGGQRQRIAIARALALNPEVVVLDEAVSALDVLVQAQILELLDNLQKNLGLSYLFITHDLAVVRQIADDVVVMQSGRVVEQASTDEVFDRPREQYTRDLLAAIPGAGLVGDQIAG; from the coding sequence ATGACGACACAGATCACCGTGACCGAGGGCGACGGCGAGGACCGCCCCGTCGACCCGAGCACGCCGCTGCTGGAGATCCGCGACCTGCAGATCTCCTTCACCACCGCCGTCGGCGAGGTCCAGGCCGTGCGCGGCGTCGACCTCACCGTCTACCCCGGCCAGAGCGTCGCGATCGTCGGCGAGTCCGGCTCCGGCAAGTCGACGACCGCCGCGGCGATCATCGACCTGCTGCCCGGCACGGGCCGCGTGACCGGCGGGTCCATCACGTTCGGCGGGCGCGAGCTCGTCGGCGCGACCCGCAAGGCCAAGGAGGCCCTGCGCGGCCGGGAGATCGGCATGGTCCCGCAGGACCCGATGTCGAACCTCAACCCGGTGTGGCGCATCGGCACCCAGGTGACCGAGGCCCTCAAGGCCAACGGCTTCCAAGGGTCCAAGGCCGACCTGCGGGCCCGCGTGGCGGAGGTGCTGGCCGAGGCCGGCCTGCCCGACGCCGAGCGCCGCGCCCGGCAGTACCCGCACGAGTTCTCCGGCGGCATGCGCCAGCGTGCCCTCATCGGCATCGGCCTGGCCTCGCGCCCCCGGCTGCTCATCGCCGACGAGCCCACCTCGGCGCTCGACGTCACCGTGCAGCGGCAGATCCTCGACCACCTCGGGGACATGACGCGCGACCTCGGCACCGCCGTGCTGTTCATCACCCACGACCTGGGCCTGGCCGCCGAGCGCGCCGAGCACCTCGTCGTGATGTTCAAGGGCCGCATCGTCGAGTCCGGGCCCGCCCGGGAGATCCTCGCCGACCCGCAGCACCCGTACACCCAGCGGCTCGTGGCCTCGGCCCCGTCGCTCGCGTCGCGCCGCATCCAGGTCGCGCACGAGCACGGCGAGGAGTCCGAGGAGCTCAAGGCGCACCACGGCGACGTGGAGCAGGCTCCGGCCGGCCCGAAGGACGTCGTCGTCGCGAAGAACCTCACCAAGGTCTTCCAGATCCGCGGCTCCCGCCCGGGCTCGACGACCGACTTCAAGGCCGTGGACGACGTCTCGTTCACCCTCGGCCGTGGGCGCACCCTCGCCCTGGTGGGCGAGTCGGGCTCCGGCAAGTCGACCGCCGCGAACATGGTGCTCGGCCTGCTCGAGCCCACGTCCGGCACCGTCGAGTTCGACGGGGTCGACGTCGCCTCCCTGAACACCAAGGAGGCGTTCGCGTTCCGGCGTCGCATCCAGCCGGTGTTCCAGAACCCCTACGGGTCGCTCGACCCCATGTTCTCCATCTACCGCTCGATCGAGGAGCCGCTGAAGCTGCACCGCGTCGGGTCGGCGAAGGAGCGCGAGCAGCGGGTCCGTGAGCTGCTCGACCTGGTGTCCCTGCCGCAGTCCGCCATGCGCCGGTTCCCCAACGAGCTCTCCGGAGGCCAGCGCCAGCGCATCGCCATCGCCCGAGCCCTCGCCCTCAACCCCGAGGTCGTCGTGCTCGACGAGGCGGTGTCCGCGCTCGACGTGCTCGTCCAGGCGCAGATCCTCGAGCTGCTGGACAACCTGCAGAAGAACCTGGGCCTGAGCTACCTGTTCATCACCCACGACCTGGCGGTCGTCCGCCAGATCGCGGACGACGTGGTGGTCATGCAGTCGGGCAGGGTCGTGGAGCAGGCGAGCACCGACGAGGTGTTCGACCGCCCGCGCGAGCAGTACACGCGCGACCTCCTCGCGGCCATCCCGGGCGCGGGCCTGGTCGGCGACCAGATCGCCGGCTGA